A stretch of the Medicago truncatula cultivar Jemalong A17 chromosome 5, MtrunA17r5.0-ANR, whole genome shotgun sequence genome encodes the following:
- the LOC11432210 gene encoding cytochrome P450 97B1, chloroplastic — protein sequence MVAVAISTVTLTGVNLHTRFHSSRFSSHSKRSSSTIRCQAVNGDKKKQSSSSSSRNVFDNASNLLTNLLSGGSLGNMPIAEGAVTDLFDRPLFFSLYDWFLEHGSVYKLAFGPKAFVVVSDPIVARHILRENAFSYDKGVLADILEPIMGKGLIPADLETWKQRRRVIAPGFHTSYLEAMVKLFTSCSERTVLKIDKLLEGEGYSGQKSIELDLEAEFSNLALDIIGLGVFNYDFGSVTNESPVIKAVYGTLFEAEHRSTFYIPYWKFPLARWIVPRQRKFQDDLKVINTCLDGLIRNAKESREETDVEKLQQRDYSNLKDASLLRFLVDMRGVDVDDRQLRDDLMTMLIAGHETTAAVLTWAVFLLAQNPDKMKKAQAEVDSVLGTGKPTFELLKKLQYIRLIVVEALRLYPQPPLLIRRSLKSDVLPGGHKGDKDGYTIPAGTDVFISVYNLHRSPYFWDRPDDFEPERFLVENKNEEIEGWAGFDPSRSPGALYPNEIISDFAFLPFGGGPRKCVGDQFALMESTVALTMLLQNFDVELKGTPESVELVTGATIHTKNGLWCNLRKRSFAH from the exons ATGGTTGCCGTCGCTATCTCCACCGTCACTCTCACCGGTGTCAATCTTCACACCAGATTTCACTCCTCTCGCTTTTCTTCTCATTCCAAACGCTCTTCTTCTACCATCAG ATGTCAAGCGGTTAATGGTGATAAGAAGAAACAAAGTAGCAGTAGTAGTAGCAGAAATGTGTTTGACAACGCCAGCAATCTCTTAACAAACTTGTTAAGCGGTGGAAGTTTAGGGAATATGCCTATAGCTGAAGGTGCTGTCACCGATTTGTTTGATCGACCTCTCTTTTTCTCACTATATGATTGGTTCTTAGAG CATGGCTCTGTGTATAAACTTGCGTTTGGGCCAAAAGCATTTGTTGTTGTATCCGATCCCATCGTTGCAAGACATATTCTACGAGAAAATGCCTTTTCTTATGACAAG GGAGTACTCGCTGATATCCTAGAACCAATTATGGGAAAAGGACTCATTCCTGCAGACCTTGAGACATGGAAGCAAAGGAGAAGAG TGATTGCTCCGGGTTTCCATACCTCATACTTGGAAGCTATGGTAAAACTATTCACTTCCTGTTCAGAAAGAACAGTATTAAAGATCGATAAGCTTCTTGAAGGAGAGGGGTATAGTGGGCAGAAGTCAATCGAATTGGACCTTGAGGcagaattttcaaatttggcgCTTGATATTATTGGGCTAGGTGTGTTCAACTATGACTTTGGTTCTGTCACCAATGAATCTCCCGTTATTAAG GCAGTGTATGGCACACTTTTTGAAGCTGAACATAGATCCACTTTCTATATTCCATATTGGAAATTTCCATTAGCAAGGTGGATAGTACCCAGGCAAAGGAAGTTTCAGGATGACCTTAAGGTCATTAATACTTGTCTCGATGGACTTATAAGAAATGCAAAAGAGAGTAGGGAG GAAACAGACGTTGAGAAACTGCAGCAAAGGGATTACTCAAATTtgaag GATGCAAGTCTTCTGCGCTTTCTAGTTGATATGCGGGGAGTTGATGTTGATGATCGTCAG TTGAGGGATGATTTAATGACAATGCTTATTGCTGGTCATGAGACGACGGCTGCAGTTCTTACATGGGCAGTTTTCCTGCTAGCTCAA AATCCTGACAAAATGAAGAAGGCTCAAGCAGAGGTAGATTCGGTGTTGGGTACGGGGAAGCCAACTTTTGAATTGCTTAAAAAGTTGCA GTACATCAGGTTGATTGTTGTGGAGGCTCTACGATTATATCCACAACCACCTCTGCTGATTAGACGTTCACTCAAATCTGATGTTTTACCAG GAGGGCATAAAGGTGACAAAGATGGTTATACAATTCCTGCTGGGACTGATGTCTTCATTTCT GTATATAATCTCCATCGATCTCCATATTTTTGGGACCGCCCTGATGACTTTGAGCCTGAACGATTCCTAGTTGAAAACAAGAATGAAGAAATTGAAGGGTGGGCTGGTTTTGATCCATCTCGAAGTCCTGGGGCATTGTATCCAAACGAG ATTATATCGGATTTTGCATTCTTGCCTTTTGGCGGTGGACCACGAAAATGTGTTGGAGATCAATTTGCTCTCATGGAGTCCACAGTAGCTCTGACTATGCTGCTTCAAAATTTTGACGTGGAATTGAAGGGGACCCCTGAATCTGTTGAACTAGTTACCGGGGCAACTATCCATACCAAAAATGGATTGTGGTGCAATTTGAGGAAGAGATCTTTTGCACATTGA
- the LOC11432211 gene encoding phosphatidylinositol 4-kinase gamma 2 has product MSVADVALRPILKESEKNSHCHHRRSSSESILIYVTVDGAVTPMRVLESDSIASVKMRIQTRKNVSWKKQNLVSNGRELSRNNAEMKEYGVTTGNVVHLVLRLSDMIFIVVRTMCGKEFEFQIDRHRNVAHLRNCIKRKGKGFVDLVEEEQEFFCSGEKLDDKRIFDDICKNDDDVIHLIVKKSAKVNATFVHNKDLEVSVVADNLNSNSNQNLNNQNQDEVVKVIEQPYGFDFLLEPIFVNPRINYFPFLWDMIDATFNGLKKGNKPVRSSEGTGGTYFMQDLKGVEYVSVFKPIDEEPMAVNNPRGLPVSVNGEGLKRGTKVGEGAVREVAAYILDHPKAGPRLVSGEAIGFAGVPPTVMVRCLHEAFNYPDGGDRGSSRMDHKVGSLQKFMSNDGNCEDIGPGAFPVQEVHKISVLDIRMANADRHAGNILFRKELNGETMLIPIDHGYCLPEKFEDCTFDWLYWPQARQPYSPDTVDYIYSLDAEKDIELLKYYGWDVPVESARTLHISTMLLKKGVERGLTPYAIGSIMCRENLNKESVIEEIVSEAQKSLLPGTEESVFLEFVSQIMDSRLGELSK; this is encoded by the exons atgtcgGTTGCTGATGTTGCATTGAGACCGATTTTAAAAGAATCggaaaaaaattcacattgtcATCACCGTCGTAGTTCAAGTGAATCCATTCTGATATACGTCACCGTAGACGGAGCAGTAACACCGATGCGTGTGTTAGAATCTGATTCAATTGCATCAGTGAAAATGAGGATTCAAACACGCAAAAATGTTTCATGGAAAAAGCAAAATCTAGTTTCCAATGGAAGAGAATTATCTCGTAACAACGCAGAGATGAAAGAGTATGGTGTAACTACTGGTAATGTTGTTCATTTGGTTCTTCGTCTTTCTGACATGATTTTCATTGTTGTGAGGACAATGTGTGGGAAGGAATTTGAATTTCAGATTGATCGGCATAGGAACGTTGCACATCTTAGGAATTGTATTAAAAGAAAGGGGAAAGGTTTTGTTGATCTTGTTGAGGAGGAACAAGAGTTTTTTTGCAGCGGTGAAAAGCTTGACGATAAGAGGATTTTTGATGATATTTGTaagaatgatgatgatgttattCATCTTATTGTTAAAAAATCGGCGAAAGTTAATGCTACTTTTGTTCATAATAAGGATTTAGAGGTTTCTGTTGTTGCAGATAATTTGAATTCGAATTCGAATCAGAATTTGAATAATCAGAATCAGGATGAGGTTGTTAAGGTTATAGAACAACCCtatggttttgattttttgttagAACCGATTTTTGTGAACCCTAGGATCAATTATTTTCCTTTCCTATGGGATATGATAGATGCAACTTTCAATGGTttgaaaaaaggaaataaacccGTTAGATCTTCTGAGGGAACAGGTGGGACTTACTTCATGCAAGATTTGAAAGGTGTGGAGTATGTTTCCGTTTTCAAGCCAATTGATGAGGAACCAATGGCGGTTAATAATCCGCGTGGATTGCCGGTTTCTGTGAACGGTGAGGGATTGAAGAGAGGGACAAAGGTTGGAGAAGGAGCTGTGAGAGAAGTTGCGGCTTATATattggatcatccaaaggctgGACCACGTTTGGTGTCTGGTGAAGCGATTGGTTTTGCTGGTGTTCCACCTACAGTTATGGTGCGGTGTTTACATGAAGCGTTTAATTACCCTGATGGGGGGGATCGTGGCTCTTCGAGGATGGATCATAAGGTGGGATCTTTGCAGAAGTTTATGAGTAATGATGGTAATTGTGAGGATATTGGACCTGGTGCTTTTCCTGTGCAAGAGGTGCATAAGATCAGTGTGCTTGATATAAGAATGGCGAATGCAGATAGGCATGCAGGGAATATATTGTTTAGAAAAGAGCTAAATGGTGAAACCATGCTCATTCCCATTGATCATGGCTATTGTCTTCCTGAGAAA TTTGAAGATTGCACATTTGATTGGCTTTACTGGCCTCAAGCACGTCAGCCATACTCTCCCGATACAGTTGATTACATATACTCTCTGGATGCTGAAAAGGACATAGAGCTTCTGAAATATTATGGTTGGGATGTTCCAGTTGAGAGTGCTAGAACACTCCACATCTCCACAATGTTATTGAAGAAAGGGGTTGAGAGAGGTCTCACTCCCTATGCCATTGGAAGCATCATGTGTAGGGAAAATCTAAACAAAGAATCAGTAATTGAGGAGATTGTCTCTGAAGCCCAGAAATCATTGCTACCAGGCACGGAGGAATCTGTTTTTCTCGAATTTGTATCGCAGATCATGGATTCCCGCCTTGGTGAGCTGTCGAAATAG
- the LOC11432212 gene encoding uncharacterized protein, giving the protein MTKHEHETPPSNRTNLASCLVATVFLIFILIIIFTLYFTLFKPQDPKISVTAVQLPSFNLTNNSTTVNFTFSQYTSVKNPNRGTFSHYDSSFQLLSYGKQIGFMFVPAGKINARRTQFMAATFTVQSLPLNLEPEGLQMGPTVEIESTIEMVGRVRVLHLFSHHVEAKADCRVAIAVSDGSVLGFHC; this is encoded by the coding sequence ATGACCAAACATGAACATGAAACACCACCGTCAAACCGAACAAACCTAGCTTCATGTTTGGTCGCCACCGTTTTCTTAATCTTCATTCTCATCATAATCTTCACACTTTACTTCACACTTTTCAAACCACAAGATCCAAAAATTTCCGTCACCGCCGTTCAACTCCCATCATTCAACCTCACCAACAACTCCACCACCGTCAACTTCACCTTCTCTCAATACACTTCTGTTAAAAACCCTAACAGAGGAACATTCTCACACTACGACAGTTCCTTTCAGCTTCTCTCCTATGGAAAACAAATCGGTTTCATGTTCGTTCCTGCTGGGAAGATCAATGCAAGAAGAACTCAGTTCATGGCTGCTACATTCACTGTTCAATCTCTTCCGTTGAACTTGGAGCCCGAAGGGCTTCAAATGGGGCCCACTGTGGAGATTGAATCTACGATTGAAATGGTTGGGAGAGTGAGAGTGTTGCATctgttcagtcatcatgtggaAGCTAAAGCTGATTGCAGAGTTGCCATTGCTGTTTCAGATGGATCTGTCTTAGGTTTTCATTgctaa
- the LOC11439982 gene encoding GDSL esterase/lipase At4g10955 yields the protein MASERDYFHLSGPLHLTYVNWDHAYHRKSVAASLVQGVYVLEKDRQEQRKGPDSIAFPWWAFFHFQLLHTLVDDVDNSIFGAIYEFKPPPYMCNNTLHRSPCYVIAFRGTITKADSVSRDIELDLQFLKNGLHRTSRSEIAIGAVRNLVASVSGNGSNIWLAGHSLGSGMALLAGKTLAKNGTFIESFLFNPPFASAPIERIRSKKVKHRLRIASSVITAGLAIAMNSDKKSSSFDSFDALSAWIPCLFVNPSDYICSEYVGYFEHRRKMEEIGAGSIEKLATQNSLGSLMMNMFGKESEPLHLIPSATLTVNFTPPKCFREAHGIHQWWKPDLQLESKLHKYL from the exons ATGGCCTCTGAGAGAGACTATTTTCACCTCTCTGGACCCTTACATCTAACTTATGTCAATTG GGATCATGCATATCATCGAAAGTCAGTAGCTGCTAGCTTGGTTCAAGGAGTCTATGTTCTAGAAAAAGACCGACAAGAACAACGGAAAGGTCCCGATTCTATAGCATTTCCTTGGTGGGCATTCTTTCACTTTCAGCTGCTTCATACACTagttgatgatgttgataaCTCCATATTTGGTGCAATTTATGAATTCAAGCCTCCACCGTATATGTGCAATAACACCTTACATAGAAGTCCATGTTATGTAATTGCATTTCGAGGGACTATAACCAAAGCAGACTCAGTTTCACGTGATATTGAGTTGGATCTCCAATTTCTCAAAAATGGACTTCATCGAACTTCACGCTCAGAGATAGCTATCGGAGCTGTGAGAAACCTGGTGGCTAGTGTTAGTGGTAATGGTTCGAATATATGGTTGGCTGGTCACTCTCTAGGATCTGGCATGGCATTGCTTGCCGGGAAAACATTGGCTAAAAATGGCACATTCATCGAGTCTTTTCTTTTTAACCCTCCATTTGCATCTGCTCCAATTGAGAGAATTAGAAGTAAGAAAGTGAAACATAGACTTCGAATTGCTAGCAGCGTCATTACAGCTGGACTCGCCATTGCTATGAATTCGGACAAGAaaagttcttcctttgattcgTTTGATGCGTTGTCAGCTTGGATTCCATGCTTATTTGTGAATCCATCTGACTATATATGTTCGGAGTATGTCGGATACTTTGAACATAGAAGAAAAATGGAGGAGATTGGTGCTGGAAGCATTGAGAAGCTAGCAACACAAAACTCACTTGGTTCTCTAATGATGAATATGTTTGGTAAGGAATCTGAACCTCTGCATCTCATTCCTTCAGCTACTCTGACTGTGAATTTTACTCCTCCAAAGTGTTTCAGAGAAGCTCATGGGATTCACCAGTGGTGGAAACCAGATTTACAGCTGGAATCTAAGCTCCACAAATACTTGTAG